One window from the genome of Drosophila albomicans strain 15112-1751.03 chromosome 2L, ASM965048v2, whole genome shotgun sequence encodes:
- the LOC117565865 gene encoding protein piwi, whose translation MGDQERGRRRPFSAGDSAHEPNAKLFRGQANSSASRTLDPRNAPSPKDDRPSTSRQAAACETNTPRGPATGGGNGSNRVQKRMDRFEIVHTRPVEVVSKVGKEGAPIQLLSNYFRLNTTPKWRIVHYHVDLSPEIELLRVRCGILSDHAAALGTGYLFDGKQLFTTKKFEQDITILNGKSKQDINYTITIKFVGFISTAEERFLQVLNLILRRSMKGLNLEQVGRNLFDPHAKVSMREFSLELWPGYETSIRQHERDIMLCSEIAHKVMRTETVYDILVRSSQNPARHQEEFRMNVLGLIVLTDYNNKTYRINDVDFTKSPLATFNCKGRDISFVEYYLTKYNIRIRDHKQPLLVSKNKDKAQNTNANELVILIPELCRVTGLTDNMRSNFQLKRAMADHTQLNPARRIDRLRTFNRRLQTTPESVRVLNDWNMKLDDNLVEIQGRIIAPQKILFLNNRISAGDQADWTRYFRDNQMFTTPSQGLDRWAVIAPQRNSRDLRTLLQNLNQVARGMGFQIRSPRETMIYDDRTGSYIQALDDCARIDPQLILCLVPNNNTERYSSIKKRGCVDKAIPTQVVTTKATQRGMSVATKIAIQINCKLGYTPWMIDLPLSGLMTIGFDIAKCTRDRSKAYGALVASMDQQQNSTYFSTVAECSAYDVMANNLWPMMLKALRQYHREHQKLPARIVFYRDGVSSGSLKHLVEYEVKDIVEKLEAEYQRAGSTTPPMLAYIVVSRAANTRLFTSSKQNPPPGTVVDDVITMPERYDFYLVSQAVRHGSVAPTSYNVVHSKIRLSPDQIQKLTYKMCHLYYNWSGTTRVPAVCQYAKKLATLVGTNIHAIPQNALEKKFYYL comes from the exons ATGGGTGATCAGGAAAGAGGACGACGTAGGCCTTTCAGTGCTGGTGATAGTGCGCATGAGCCT AATGCAAAACTATTCCGAGGACAAGCGAACAGTAGCGCATCGCGCACTTTGGATCCTAGGAACGCCCCATCACCAAAAGACGATAGGCCTTCCACATCTCGTCAAGCTGCAGCTTGTGAGACAAATACACCGCGTGGACCAGCAACTGGGGGTGGAAATGGGAGCAATCGAGTTCAGAAACGTATGGATCGATTTGAAATTGTTCACACAAGACCCGTCGAAGTGGTGTCAAAGGTTGGAAAAGAAGGCGCACCGATTCAGTTATTGTCGAACTATTTTCGACTGAACACCACTCCTAAATGGCGCATTGTACACTACCATGTTGATTTATCGCCAGAGATTGAACTTCTCCGAGTACGCTGTGGCATATTATCGGATCATGCTGCAGCATTGGGAACAGGCTATCTTTTTGATGGCAAACAGTTATTTacgacaaaaaaatttgagCAGGATATTACAATTCTTAACGGAAAATCTAAGCAGGATATTAACTACACTATTACAATTAAGTTTGTGGGTTTTATTTCAACAGCGGAGGAGCGCTTTTTACAAGTGCTGAATTTGATATTGCGACGTTCTATGAAGGGACTTAACCTAGAGCAGGTCGGACGAAATCTATTTGATCCGCACGCAAAG GTATCGATGCGTGAGTTTTCCTTAGAATTATGGCCTGGTTACGAGACTTCAATACGACAGCACGAAAGAGATATTATGTTGTGTAGCGAAATCGCACATAAAGTTATGCGCACCGAAACCGTTTACGATATTCTTGTTCGCAGTTCCCAGAATCCTGCTCGGCATCAGGAGGAATTTCGCATGAACGTTTTGGGCTTAATTGTGCTCACTGattataacaacaaaacatatCGTATTAATGATGTTGACTTTACAAAATCACCACTTGCTACATTTAATTGCAAGGGAAGAGACATAAGCTTTGTAGAATACTATTTAACG AAATACAACATTCGCATTCGGGATCACAAACAACCATTGCTTGTTTCGAAGAATAAAGATAAAGCTCAAAACACGAACGCCAACGAATTGGTTATTCTCATTCCAGAGTTGTGCCGCGTTACTGGGCTCACAGATAACATGCGCTCCAACTTTCA ACTTAAACGCGCGATGGCAGATCACACACAGTTAAATCCAGCCAGACGTATCGATCGCTTGCGCACATTTAACCGAAGGTTGCAGACGACTCCCGAAAGTGTAAGGGTACTGAATGATTGGAACATGAAGTTAGATGACAATCTTGTTGAGATTCAAGGTCGTATAATTGCACCACAAAAAATCCTCTTCCTTAATAATCG CATTTCCGCTGGGGATCAGGCCGATTGGACGCGTTATTTTCGGGATAATCAAATGTTTACTACACCCAGTCAAGGACTTGATCGCTGGGCAGTAATTGCACCACAACGAAACTCTCGAGATCTTCGCACACTGCTTCAGAATTTAAATCAAGTTGCGCGTGGCATGGGTTTTCAAATCAGAAGCCCACGCGA AACTATGATTTACGATGATCGCACGGGCAGTTACATTCAAGCCCTAGACGACTGTGCCCGCATTGATCCACAGTTAATTTTATGCCTCGTGCCAAATAACAACACCGAACg ATATTCGTCGATCAAAAAGAGAGGATGCGTGGATAAAGCAATTCCTACTCAAGTGGTAACAACAAAAGCCACTCAAAGGGGAATGAGTGTCGctacaaaaattgcaatacaaATCAATTGCAAGCTCGGCTACACCCCATGGATGATAGATTTACCGTTGTCCGGGTTGATGACAATTGGATTTGATATAGCAAAATGTACTCGTGATCGCTCGAAGGCCTATGGAGCTTTGGTTGCTTCGATggaccaacaacaaaactcgACATACTTTAGTACTGTGGCTGAATGTAGCGCATACGATGTGATGGCCAACAATTTATGGCCAATGATGTTAAAGGCTCTTAGACAATATCATCGCGAGCACCAAAAGTTACCGGCCAGGATAGTATTTTATCGTGATGGTGTGAGCTCAGGTTCCCTAAAACACTTGGTTGAATATGAGGTTAAGGATATTGTAGAAAAGCTTGAAGCTGAATATCAACGCGCTGGGTCTACAACACCGCCAATGCTTGCATATATTGTGGTGTCAAGGGCGGCGAACACCCGACTCTTCACATCGTCCAAACAAAATCCACCGCCTGGAACCGTGGTTGATGATGTGATCACAATGCCCGAACGTTACGACTTTTATTTAGTGTCTCAGGCAGTTCGTCATGGGTCGGTCGCCCCCACAAGCTACAATGTAGTCCATAGCAAAATTCGATTGAGTCCCGATCAAATTCAAAAACTCACATATAAGATGTGTCATTTATATTACAATTGGTCGGGCACTACACGCGTTCCAGCAGTTTGCCAATATGCTAAAAAGCTAGCAACCCTTGTAGGGACAAACATACACGCCATTCCACAGAATGCGCTTGagaaaaagttttattatctttaa
- the LOC117565867 gene encoding putative nuclease HARBI1 isoform X1, whose amino-acid sequence MEDIKVFKRFLSDVKCVNDLRQLHSIGITCSRQNKGHVSKVKRRRVRFHPMEQINEIEFRKKYRYTKENMRRIIEIVRDDIEVDYYKPVKRNQVPIDLQVLAAIRFFGGTEHPQLTAIAHGVSLHTMAKITRRVASVLSSKASRYIRMPATLSEKERMMRSFQSLSNMPQVIGALVQSTVRLQLETSRSQINRSGHQNGGSMDSPSPTELVHLQLVSDAEHKIRDLDIRLSDELDLNTAPEVYSLSRIKERFEQNEFRGRILLGNDSLSCSSSLFTPIQYPRNKAEELYNHAHAVTFAPAIKCLNIWFRRFGILGSELLGTFGSAKQTITALALLHNMAIDWNDPSVDAENSVSFYKPNFLSLGHGISVAEEQRNRKEFIKSHFANN is encoded by the exons atggaggatataaaagtattcaaaCGGTTTCTTAGCGATGTAAAGTGTGTGAATGATTTGCGGCAGCTGCATAGTATTGGCATTACTTGCAGCAGACAAAATAAAGGCCATGTAAGCAAAGTAAAGAGGAGACGCGTTCGCTTCCACCCGATGGagcaaattaatgaaatagaATTTCGTAAAAAATACCGctacacaaaagaaaatatgaggcgtattattgaaattgttcgAGATGACATCGAGGTTGACTACTATAAACCAGTGAAAAGAAATCAAGTGCCTATAGACTTGCAAGTCTTAGCGGCGATTCGTTTTTTCGGTGGAACTGAG CATCCCCAACTAACAGCTATAGCGCATGGAGTTAGTTTGCATACAATGGCTAAAATAACTCGTCGTGTGGCTTCAGTGCTGTCATCAAAGGCATCACGATACATCCGAATGCCAGCAACGCTCTCAGAGAAGGAACGAATGATGCGATCGTTTCAATCGTTATCAAATATGCCTCAAGTTATTGGCGCACTTGTTCAAAGTACTGTGCGATTGCAATTGGAAACTTCACGTTCGCAGATTAATAGAAGCGGCCACCAAAATGGTGGTTCTATGGACTCGCCATCGCCAACAGAGCTAGTACATCTGCAATTAGTTTCGGATGCTGAACATAAAATTCGAGACCTGGACATTCGGCTGTCGGATGAACTTGATCTGAATACTGCTCCAGAGGTTTACTCATTATCGCGCATTAAGGAGCGTTTTGAACAGAACGAATTTCGCGGACGTATTCTTCTCGGCAATGATTCACTTTCGTGCTCATCCAGCCTGTTTACTCCCATTCAATACCCTCGGAATAAAGCCGAGGAACTCTACAATCATGCTCATGCTGTAACCTTTGCCCCAGCTATCAAATGTCTTAACATCTGGTTTCGTCGATTTGGAATTCTCGGCAGTGAACTTTTAGGCACATTCGGTTCTGCGAAACAAACAATTACCGCGTTGGCACTACTCCATAATATGGCCATTGATTGGAATGATCCCAGTGTTG ATGCTGAGAATAGTGTATCCTTCTATAAACCGAACTTCCTAAGTTTGGGTCATGGTATATCAGTAGCGGAAGAGCAACGCAATcgaaaagaatttattaaatctCATTTCGCAAACAACTAA
- the LOC117565867 gene encoding putative nuclease HARBI1 isoform X2: MEDIKVFKRFLSDVKCVNDLRQLHSIGITCSRQNKGHVSKVKRRRVRFHPMEQINEIEFRKKYRYTKENMRRIIEIVRDDIEVDYYKPVKRNQVPIDLQVLAAIRFFGGTEHPQLTAIAHGVSLHTMAKITRRVASVLSSKASRYIRMPATLSEKERMMRSFQSLSNMPQVIGALVQSTVRLQLETSRSQINRSGHQNGGSMDSPSPTELVHLQLVSDAEHKIRDLDIRLSDELDLNTAPEVYSLSRIKERFEQNEFRGRILLGNDSLSCSSSLFTPIQYPRNKAEELYNHAHAVTFAPAIKCLNIWFRRFGILGSELLGTFGSAKQTITALALLHNMAIDWNDPSVEYIFRC; encoded by the exons atggaggatataaaagtattcaaaCGGTTTCTTAGCGATGTAAAGTGTGTGAATGATTTGCGGCAGCTGCATAGTATTGGCATTACTTGCAGCAGACAAAATAAAGGCCATGTAAGCAAAGTAAAGAGGAGACGCGTTCGCTTCCACCCGATGGagcaaattaatgaaatagaATTTCGTAAAAAATACCGctacacaaaagaaaatatgaggcgtattattgaaattgttcgAGATGACATCGAGGTTGACTACTATAAACCAGTGAAAAGAAATCAAGTGCCTATAGACTTGCAAGTCTTAGCGGCGATTCGTTTTTTCGGTGGAACTGAG CATCCCCAACTAACAGCTATAGCGCATGGAGTTAGTTTGCATACAATGGCTAAAATAACTCGTCGTGTGGCTTCAGTGCTGTCATCAAAGGCATCACGATACATCCGAATGCCAGCAACGCTCTCAGAGAAGGAACGAATGATGCGATCGTTTCAATCGTTATCAAATATGCCTCAAGTTATTGGCGCACTTGTTCAAAGTACTGTGCGATTGCAATTGGAAACTTCACGTTCGCAGATTAATAGAAGCGGCCACCAAAATGGTGGTTCTATGGACTCGCCATCGCCAACAGAGCTAGTACATCTGCAATTAGTTTCGGATGCTGAACATAAAATTCGAGACCTGGACATTCGGCTGTCGGATGAACTTGATCTGAATACTGCTCCAGAGGTTTACTCATTATCGCGCATTAAGGAGCGTTTTGAACAGAACGAATTTCGCGGACGTATTCTTCTCGGCAATGATTCACTTTCGTGCTCATCCAGCCTGTTTACTCCCATTCAATACCCTCGGAATAAAGCCGAGGAACTCTACAATCATGCTCATGCTGTAACCTTTGCCCCAGCTATCAAATGTCTTAACATCTGGTTTCGTCGATTTGGAATTCTCGGCAGTGAACTTTTAGGCACATTCGGTTCTGCGAAACAAACAATTACCGCGTTGGCACTACTCCATAATATGGCCATTGATTGGAATGATCCCAGTGTTG AATACATTTTCAGATGCTGA